Proteins found in one Verrucomicrobiota bacterium genomic segment:
- a CDS encoding glycine cleavage system protein H — protein sequence MKNIAQNNVKQIAYKRSHFSTRLPVDQMYSPSHFWLKELGDHGVWQIGFTKFATRMLGEIVECEFDVKQGELIEAGQVIGWIEGFKAASDLYSVIAGEFGDINPLVSADACIIRKDPYRDGWLYSVKGKPDPKCVDVHGYVEFLDRTIDKMQEDAS from the coding sequence ATGAAAAACATAGCGCAAAACAATGTCAAACAAATAGCCTACAAGCGATCCCATTTTTCTACTCGATTACCTGTCGATCAAATGTACTCCCCTTCACATTTCTGGTTGAAAGAGCTGGGAGATCATGGAGTTTGGCAAATAGGTTTTACAAAATTTGCTACTCGTATGCTTGGTGAAATAGTCGAGTGCGAGTTTGACGTTAAGCAAGGGGAATTGATAGAGGCTGGACAGGTGATAGGCTGGATTGAAGGTTTTAAAGCGGCCAGCGATTTATATAGTGTGATAGCTGGTGAATTCGGTGATATTAATCCTTTGGTCAGTGCAGATGCCTGCATCATCCGCAAAGATCCTTATCGCGATGGCTGGCTTTATAGTGTAAAAGGGAAACCTGATCCAAAATGTGTGGATGTTCATGGCTATGTAGAATTTTTGGATCGAACCATTGATAAAATGCAGGAAGACGCATCATGA
- a CDS encoding iron-containing alcohol dehydrogenase gives MKEMMDGFESKRAPKIFFGAGVVARLGEVVSSLGASKALLVTDPGVAAAGHADRALSFLKKHGVEVCYFDQAEENPTEGSLIKCLDFIKSYGEVDLIIGFGGGSSMDTAKGANFILTNGGTISDYVGYGKARKPMLPFVAVPTTAGTGSECQAYALIADEKTHVKRALGDPKAMAQVALLDPELVMTAPASVIKATGMDALAHAIESLVCKRANRFSRLYSREAFHLLSSHFERVLAEPGDIEASGSMLLGASYAGLAIENSMLGCAHSCANPFTAHYKIVHGVTVGLMLPEVMRLNQEIENVKHMYDSLELGSKDDSVIDYIERMLHELGFHEMVSEISVTKDRVEAMAEMASKQWTAQFNPRDFEQKDFVKVYENAIRMDAYSSCEK, from the coding sequence ATGAAAGAAATGATGGATGGATTTGAGTCAAAGAGAGCGCCTAAAATATTTTTTGGTGCGGGAGTGGTGGCTAGACTAGGAGAAGTAGTTTCTAGCCTGGGGGCTAGCAAGGCTTTGCTGGTGACCGATCCCGGAGTTGCGGCAGCAGGTCATGCTGACCGAGCGCTTTCCTTTTTGAAAAAGCATGGAGTTGAAGTCTGCTACTTTGACCAAGCGGAGGAGAACCCGACAGAGGGGTCACTAATCAAGTGTTTAGATTTTATCAAGTCTTATGGTGAAGTTGATTTGATTATAGGGTTTGGCGGTGGTAGTAGCATGGATACGGCGAAAGGCGCAAATTTCATACTCACTAACGGTGGGACAATTTCTGATTATGTTGGCTATGGTAAAGCTAGGAAGCCGATGTTGCCTTTTGTGGCGGTGCCCACCACAGCAGGGACAGGTAGCGAGTGCCAGGCTTATGCTCTAATTGCCGATGAAAAAACACATGTTAAGAGAGCTCTAGGGGATCCTAAGGCAATGGCTCAAGTAGCGCTTCTTGATCCTGAGCTTGTCATGACAGCTCCTGCAAGTGTGATTAAGGCAACAGGCATGGATGCGCTGGCGCATGCGATAGAAAGCTTGGTGTGTAAAAGAGCGAATCGCTTCTCCAGGCTTTATTCAAGAGAGGCGTTCCATCTGCTCAGTAGTCATTTTGAAAGGGTTCTTGCTGAGCCCGGTGATATCGAAGCAAGTGGCAGCATGTTGTTAGGTGCTAGTTATGCAGGATTGGCGATTGAAAATAGTATGCTGGGTTGTGCTCATTCCTGTGCCAATCCCTTCACTGCTCATTATAAGATTGTTCACGGCGTAACAGTAGGTTTGATGTTGCCAGAGGTCATGCGACTCAACCAGGAGATAGAGAATGTCAAGCACATGTATGATTCCCTAGAGTTAGGATCAAAGGATGATAGTGTCATTGATTATATTGAGCGGATGCTTCATGAGTTAGGTTTTCACGAGATGGTGTCTGAGATATCGGTAACCAAGGATCGAGTCGAAGCAATGGCTGAGATGGCTTCTAAACAGTGGACAGCTCAATTTAATCCGAGAGATTTTGAGCAAAAGGATTTTGTGAAAGTATATGAAAATGCCATCCGTATGGATGCGTATTCATCTTGCGAAAAATGA